In a genomic window of Narcine bancroftii isolate sNarBan1 chromosome 7, sNarBan1.hap1, whole genome shotgun sequence:
- the LOC138739810 gene encoding lysozyme C, tracheal isozyme-like translates to MKILVALSFLLTVVSAEVLSRCEVVNAIKNSKLMQFSEYTVADWVCMASHESSYNTLAVNYEKGSNGKIWSGDYGIFQINSKWWCVDTMFPSGANGCNTNCNSFLTYNGDLQPSIDCAAIIVQQQGMQAWTSWVDNCQGKWISYYTWCG, encoded by the exons ATGAAGATTCTTGTTGCTCTCAGCTTTCTGCTGACGGTCGTCAGCGCCGAAGTCCTTTCACGATGCGAAGTCGTTAATGCCATCAAGAATTCAAAGTTGATGCAATTCTCCGAGTACACAGTGGCAGACT GGGTGTGCATGGCTTCTCACGAGAGTAGCTATAACACGCTTGCAGTCAATTATGAGAAGGGCAGCAATGGAAAGATCTGGTCAGGAGACTACGGAATTTTCCAGATCAACAGTAAATGGTGGTGTGTTGATACGATGTTTCCATCTGGAGCCAACGGCTGCAATACGAACTGTAACT CTTTCCTAACTTATAATGGTGACTTACAACCTTCCATCGATTGCGCTGCAATCATAGTGCAACAACAAGGAATGCAGGCCTG GACAAGTTGGGTCGACAACTGTCAAGGCAAGTGGATTTCCTATTACACATGGTGCGGTTAA
- the LOC138739970 gene encoding lysozyme C-1/C-2-like codes for MKILVALSFLLTVVSAEVFSRCQIVHAIKNSKLIDFTQYSVADWVCMASHESSYNTLAVNYQRGSDGKIWSADYGIFQINSKWWCVDTMFPFGANGCHVNCNSFLTNNADLQPSIDCAAIIVQQQGMEAWTSWVNNCKGKWIAYYSWCV; via the exons ATGAAGATTCTTGTTGCTCTCAGCTTTCTGCTGACGGTTGTCAGCGCCGAAGTCTTTTCACGATGCCAAATCGTTCATGCCATCAAGAATTCAAAGTTGATAGACTTCACCCAGTATTCGGTGGCAGACT GGGTGTGCATGGCTTCTCACGAGAGTAGCTATAACACGCTTGCCGTCAATTACCAGAGGGGCAGCGATGGAAAAATCTGGTCAGCAGACTACGGAATCTTCCAGATCAACAGTAAATGGTGGTGTGTTGATACGATGTTTCCATTTGGAGCCAACGGCTGCCATGTGAACTGTAACT CTTTCCTAACTAATAACGCTGACTTACAACCTTCCATCGATTGCGCTGCAATCATAGTGCAACAACAAGGAATGGAGGCCTG GACAAGTTGGGTCAACAACTGTAAGGGAAAATGGATTGCCTATTATTCGTGGTGCGTGTAA